In Aedes albopictus strain Foshan chromosome 3, AalbF5, whole genome shotgun sequence, the following are encoded in one genomic region:
- the LOC109433435 gene encoding uncharacterized protein LOC109433435, translating into MQAFIVLSVALAIVSCTAVDDSNTVERDHWDERLENEDDKYDRHEHHNSYGVDNQHYYLSHDEQHDSELKKEVKHIVTKAVPVPYPVEVEKQIPVHVNVPYPVETEKKVPIVVEKKYPVYVEKKVPVHVDRPVPYQVKVEVPVHEKEYIEVPKPYEVHVEKPYPVYMNYPVYIEKPVPFTVLVKKHEKKPFWWFS; encoded by the exons ATGCAG GCGTTCATTGTGTTATCCGTGGCTTTGGCCATTGTGAGTTGTACGGCAGTCGATGATTCCAATACAGTTGAGCGGGACCATTGGGACGAGAGGTTGGAAAATGAAGACGACAAATATGACCGCCATGAGCACCATAACAGCTACGGTGTGGACAATCAACATTATTATTTGAGCCATGACGAGCAACATGATAGCGAATTGAAAAAAGAAGTGAAGCACATCGTTACGAAAGCGGTCCCAGTTCCTTATCCAGTTGAAGTAGAGAAGCAAATCCCAGTGCACGTTAACGTCCCATATCCAGTTGAAACCGAGAAGAAGGTTCCAATTGTGGTCGAGAAGAAGTACCCCGTATACGTCGAGAAAAAAGTGCCAGTTCATGTGGATCGCCCAGTACCATATCAAGTGAAAGTTGAAGTTCCAGTTCACGAGAAGGAATACATTGAAGTCCCCAAACCATACGAAGTTCATGTCGAAAAGCCTTATCCAGTTTACATGAACTACCCTGTTTATATCGAAAAGCCGGTTCCATTTACAGTGCTCGTGAAAAAACACGAGAAAAAACCATTCTGGTGGTTCAGCTGA